In Rubrivirga marina, the following are encoded in one genomic region:
- a CDS encoding alpha/beta hydrolase produces the protein MTCRLLILALLAVSASAQPMADAQPMADAPPVTLLGTHQHDLISAVNGHPYRLTIAPPHGYAADDTTRYPVLYILDGRLTFPAAVMAREFMDIYGALDEVVLVGVHSGEETFDGRLTNRWRDYTPSVSLATDSTVAAQFGQDPEAVVSGGGPDFLRVLREEVIPFVDGAYRTSGDRGLMGQSLGGLFATYALFEAPGLFQRVGINSPSLWWNGGEVFATAAAFAEANAAPAHVFLSVGGEEGRLMVPSVEQLAMALRTRGYDGVTVDAVVFADETHTSVVPAQVSRTLRTLYGRSD, from the coding sequence ATGACCTGTCGCCTCCTCATTCTCGCCCTGCTGGCGGTGTCCGCGAGCGCCCAGCCGATGGCCGACGCCCAGCCGATGGCCGACGCGCCCCCCGTCACCCTCCTCGGGACGCACCAGCACGACCTCATCTCGGCCGTCAACGGACACCCGTATCGGCTAACCATTGCCCCGCCCCATGGCTACGCGGCCGACGACACGACGCGTTACCCGGTCCTCTACATCCTCGACGGCCGCCTCACCTTCCCCGCGGCGGTCATGGCTCGGGAGTTCATGGACATCTACGGCGCGCTGGACGAGGTCGTCCTCGTCGGGGTCCATAGCGGAGAGGAGACCTTCGACGGGCGGCTCACGAACCGCTGGCGGGACTACACCCCGTCGGTGAGCCTGGCGACCGACTCGACGGTCGCGGCCCAGTTCGGGCAGGACCCGGAGGCCGTCGTCTCCGGGGGAGGCCCGGACTTTCTCCGCGTCCTCCGCGAGGAGGTGATCCCGTTCGTCGACGGGGCCTACCGGACCTCCGGCGACCGGGGCCTCATGGGGCAGTCGCTGGGTGGCCTGTTCGCGACCTATGCGCTCTTCGAGGCGCCCGGCCTGTTCCAGCGCGTCGGCATCAACAGCCCCTCGCTGTGGTGGAACGGCGGCGAGGTGTTCGCGACGGCGGCGGCGTTCGCTGAGGCCAACGCGGCGCCGGCCCACGTCTTCCTCTCGGTGGGAGGGGAGGAGGGGCGCTTGATGGTGCCCTCAGTGGAACAGCTCGCCATGGCGCTCCGGACCCGGGGCTACGACGGGGTGACCGTCGACGCCGTCGTGTTCGCCGACGAGACGCACACCTCCGTCGTCCCGGCCCAGGTGTCCCGGACGCTCCGCACGCTCTACGGCCGCAGCGACTGA
- a CDS encoding YybH family protein has translation MISRSASIVLLALALALTLGACQPDPQTNAEAVAVDLAAEREAVMAPERESSAMYGRGDVDGIAALLADESVLPAPVRPPTVGRDSVVAATRALLAAEAADGVSVSWEPVDAVVSPSGDMAFDWGRAATTLADGSVVEGSYLVVWTREDGEWKVAADLFN, from the coding sequence ATGATCTCCCGCTCCGCCTCCATCGTCCTGCTGGCGCTTGCTCTGGCCCTCACCCTCGGCGCCTGCCAGCCCGACCCGCAGACGAATGCGGAGGCCGTCGCCGTGGACCTCGCGGCCGAGCGGGAGGCGGTGATGGCCCCGGAGCGGGAGTCGTCGGCGATGTACGGTCGGGGCGACGTGGACGGCATCGCCGCCCTCCTGGCCGACGAGTCGGTCCTCCCGGCCCCGGTCCGCCCCCCGACCGTCGGGCGCGATAGCGTGGTCGCCGCGACCCGCGCGCTCCTCGCCGCCGAGGCGGCCGACGGCGTGTCGGTCTCGTGGGAGCCCGTGGACGCCGTCGTGTCTCCGTCCGGGGACATGGCCTTCGACTGGGGCCGGGCGGCGACGACGCTGGCCGACGGCTCCGTCGTCGAGGGGTCCTACCTCGTCGTGTGGACGAGGGAGGACGGCGAGTGGAAAGTGGCGGCCGACCTGTTCAACTGA
- a CDS encoding ester cyclase, with protein MTPRALTHALAALALALGGCASGPASSAMPDDLQDFAARYSAAWSSQDPARVASFYAEGGRLVINDGEPSVGREAITEAARGFMVAFPDMVVALDSLHQGAAGVEYHWTLTGTNTGPGGTGRAVRISGFETWTRWDGGRIAESVGRFDADDYRRQLDGDAR; from the coding sequence ATGACCCCACGCGCCCTCACCCACGCCCTCGCCGCACTGGCGCTCGCCCTCGGCGGGTGCGCGTCCGGCCCCGCCTCGTCTGCCATGCCCGACGACCTCCAGGACTTCGCGGCCCGCTACAGCGCCGCGTGGTCCAGTCAGGACCCCGCCCGCGTCGCCTCGTTCTACGCGGAGGGGGGCCGGCTCGTCATCAACGACGGCGAGCCGTCGGTCGGCCGGGAGGCCATCACCGAGGCCGCGCGCGGCTTCATGGTCGCCTTCCCCGACATGGTGGTCGCGCTCGACTCGCTCCACCAGGGGGCCGCGGGCGTCGAGTACCACTGGACGCTCACCGGCACGAATACGGGCCCCGGCGGCACCGGGCGGGCGGTCCGGATCAGCGGGTTCGAGACGTGGACGCGCTGGGACGGCGGCCGCATCGCCGAGTCGGTGGGCCGCTTCGACGCCGACGACTACCGCCGCCAGCTCGACGGCGACGCGCGATGA
- a CDS encoding MFS transporter has product MPTLPSLSASRPLRLTTVTAMYVAQGIQIGLIITAFPAYLAAQGVAPAVIGGWVSVSVLPWTLKLVYAPVMERYTVLAMGRRRPWMLAGTTGGALGYAAMALVPDPLAHLGLLTAMMVAGSLFLALQDIATDALVVDVVPLDEQGRANGLMWGGKVLGTAATATVASWLFGRVGVSATFALAGGATLAFVLLPLLLRERPGERLLPWTAGKASAVAEALQPDGWGEIGRGLRRVVVFPAVLLAAALGFVLQLSEGLFDAYGPVFTVQHLGWADAAFSNAMAVAKLVGGVVGMVGGGLLVRRLGWTGAVGGALLTLAAVGVGMGLAPALWGTALVVQGYLLLAVTAQTLATIAFFATCMALCWRPVAAVQFALFMAVANVGYISGSGAMGLLVATLSPAQVFFALAAVPIAGATLLLRLDVAAHVARLAALDRAYVPDVLDAMPEPSRPPAPLEPAEVL; this is encoded by the coding sequence ATGCCGACGCTCCCCTCCCTCTCCGCCAGCCGTCCGCTCCGCCTGACGACCGTCACCGCGATGTACGTCGCGCAGGGCATCCAGATCGGGCTGATCATCACGGCGTTCCCGGCCTACCTGGCCGCCCAGGGCGTCGCGCCCGCCGTCATCGGCGGGTGGGTGAGCGTCTCGGTCTTGCCGTGGACGCTCAAGCTGGTCTACGCGCCGGTCATGGAGCGGTACACGGTCCTCGCGATGGGGCGGCGGCGGCCCTGGATGCTCGCGGGGACCACGGGCGGCGCGCTCGGCTACGCCGCGATGGCCCTCGTGCCCGACCCGCTCGCCCACCTCGGCCTGCTCACGGCGATGATGGTCGCCGGGAGCCTCTTCCTCGCCCTCCAGGACATCGCGACCGACGCGCTGGTGGTCGACGTGGTGCCGCTCGACGAGCAGGGCCGGGCGAATGGGCTGATGTGGGGCGGGAAAGTCCTCGGGACGGCGGCGACGGCGACCGTCGCGTCCTGGCTGTTCGGGCGGGTCGGGGTCTCGGCCACGTTCGCGCTGGCGGGGGGCGCGACACTCGCGTTCGTGCTGTTGCCACTACTGCTCCGCGAGCGGCCCGGCGAGCGGCTGCTGCCGTGGACGGCGGGCAAGGCGTCGGCGGTCGCGGAGGCCCTCCAGCCCGACGGGTGGGGTGAGATCGGGCGGGGCCTCCGCCGGGTCGTCGTCTTCCCGGCCGTCCTGCTCGCCGCGGCGCTGGGGTTCGTCCTCCAGCTCAGCGAGGGCCTCTTCGACGCCTACGGCCCCGTGTTCACCGTACAGCACCTCGGCTGGGCCGACGCGGCGTTCTCGAACGCGATGGCCGTCGCCAAGCTTGTGGGGGGCGTCGTCGGGATGGTCGGCGGCGGACTGCTCGTGCGGCGGCTCGGGTGGACGGGCGCGGTCGGGGGCGCGTTGCTCACCCTCGCCGCCGTCGGCGTCGGGATGGGGCTCGCGCCGGCGCTCTGGGGGACGGCGCTCGTGGTGCAGGGGTACCTGTTGCTCGCGGTCACGGCCCAGACGCTCGCCACCATCGCGTTTTTCGCGACGTGCATGGCGCTGTGCTGGCGGCCTGTCGCGGCGGTCCAGTTCGCCCTCTTCATGGCCGTCGCGAACGTCGGGTACATCTCGGGATCGGGGGCGATGGGACTGCTCGTGGCGACGCTCTCTCCCGCGCAGGTGTTCTTCGCGCTGGCGGCCGTCCCGATCGCAGGCGCCACCCTGCTCCTGCGCCTGGACGTGGCGGCCCACGTGGCGCGCCTGGCCGCGCTCGACCGCGCGTACGTGCCGGACGTGCTCGACGCCATGCCCGAGCCGTCGCGGCCGCCGGCCCCCCTCGAACCCGCCGAGGTGCTCTGA
- a CDS encoding amino acid permease produces MKAPAPDATLTRGLTLVPTAAIVIAVVIGTGVFVKARVMTCNVGSPGAVLAVYGLAGALTLFGALAYAELATMMPRAGGAYNYLGAAFGRRWAFLYGWMETFVGNGAGLAALAILFVVFLNDLVGGALAPWAVRLLPLAVLGVVVALNLTSVRASGRMATVLTAAKVALVLGIGMGAFWLGDGSWAHFGQTGAAAACADVPSRARFGVAGFGAAMIGALWSYNGWQYMVGVAGEVRRPSWTLPRALVGATVLIVALYVLINAAYFYVLPPEAVAAVSPASSVAREVAVRFLGAGAASAMAAGLVMSSFGTLYTSVLTTSRIPFAMAADGLLPAPLARISPRTRVPRNAVLLAGALGVVFAASGTFEILSDLFVFATLLFQGLTVGALFVLRRQRPEAERPVRTWGYPVVPALYLLAVGFLLVNTLVATPGRALAGLGLIALGLPVYAHYAHRLPPDDPADWLGDEPAADEPQAVAPHPRAVPDPEPVL; encoded by the coding sequence ATGAAGGCGCCGGCACCAGACGCCACCCTCACGCGCGGGCTGACGCTCGTCCCCACGGCGGCCATCGTCATCGCCGTCGTCATCGGGACGGGCGTCTTCGTCAAGGCCCGCGTGATGACGTGCAACGTCGGCTCGCCGGGCGCGGTGCTGGCCGTCTATGGCCTCGCGGGCGCGCTCACGTTGTTCGGCGCGCTCGCCTACGCCGAGCTGGCGACGATGATGCCCCGCGCGGGCGGGGCCTACAACTACCTCGGCGCCGCCTTCGGGCGGCGATGGGCGTTCCTCTACGGTTGGATGGAGACGTTCGTCGGGAACGGCGCGGGCCTCGCGGCCCTCGCGATCCTGTTCGTCGTCTTCCTGAACGACCTCGTCGGCGGAGCGCTCGCGCCCTGGGCGGTCCGGCTGCTCCCGCTGGCGGTGCTCGGGGTCGTCGTCGCGCTCAACCTCACCTCGGTCCGTGCGTCGGGGCGCATGGCCACGGTCTTGACGGCGGCGAAGGTGGCCCTCGTGCTCGGCATCGGCATGGGGGCGTTCTGGCTGGGCGACGGGTCGTGGGCCCACTTCGGGCAGACGGGCGCAGCGGCAGCGTGCGCCGACGTGCCGTCGCGTGCGCGGTTCGGCGTGGCCGGGTTCGGCGCCGCCATGATCGGGGCGTTGTGGAGCTACAACGGCTGGCAGTACATGGTCGGCGTGGCCGGTGAGGTCCGGCGACCGTCGTGGACGCTCCCACGCGCCCTCGTCGGCGCGACCGTGCTCATCGTGGCGCTCTACGTGCTCATCAACGCGGCCTACTTCTACGTGCTGCCACCCGAGGCCGTCGCCGCCGTGTCGCCGGCGTCGTCGGTGGCCCGCGAGGTGGCCGTGCGGTTCCTCGGGGCCGGGGCGGCCTCGGCGATGGCCGCCGGGCTGGTCATGTCGTCGTTCGGGACGCTCTACACATCGGTCCTCACGACCTCCCGCATCCCCTTCGCGATGGCCGCCGACGGGCTCCTGCCCGCCCCCCTCGCGCGGATCTCGCCGCGCACGCGCGTTCCGCGCAACGCGGTTCTGCTGGCCGGGGCGCTGGGGGTCGTGTTCGCGGCCTCGGGCACGTTCGAGATCCTGAGCGACCTGTTCGTCTTCGCCACGCTCCTGTTCCAGGGGCTGACCGTCGGGGCCCTGTTCGTGCTCCGCCGCCAGCGGCCCGAGGCGGAGCGGCCCGTCCGCACGTGGGGCTACCCGGTTGTGCCCGCGCTGTACCTCCTGGCGGTCGGGTTCCTGCTCGTCAACACGCTCGTCGCGACGCCGGGGCGGGCGCTCGCGGGGCTGGGGCTGATCGCCCTCGGCCTGCCGGTCTACGCCCACTACGCCCATCGTCTCCCGCCCGATGACCCGGCCGACTGGCTGGGCGACGAACCGGCCGCCGACGAGCCCCAGGCGGTGGCCCCCCACCCGCGCGCCGTCCCCGATCCAGAACCCGTGCTCTGA
- a CDS encoding SDR family oxidoreductase, which translates to MTQTLVVTGCSSGFGYDLAQALARDGHRVYATMRAPDGKNAEPARALRDLAEADALDLRVLDLDVTSSASVSAAAQAVADESGAPDVVVNNAGQMFGGITEAFTADEFARQLDVNVVGVHRVLRAFLPAMREAGRGLVVNVSSTAGRCTLPFFGVYHASKWALEGYTGALRVELAQTGVDAVIVEPGPFTTSLFPSMTAPADADGRAATYPDTVAGAFGAMGAEFQAMLARPDTPTDPALVVEAVTELLAMAPGTRPFRTVVGLDFGVRARNESDAPHDAALAEAFGMTELATLATHVSDLQEAR; encoded by the coding sequence ATGACCCAGACCCTCGTTGTCACCGGCTGCAGCTCCGGCTTCGGCTACGACCTCGCGCAGGCCCTCGCTCGCGACGGGCACCGCGTGTACGCCACCATGCGGGCGCCCGACGGCAAGAACGCGGAGCCCGCGCGCGCGCTCCGCGACCTCGCCGAGGCGGACGCCCTCGACCTCCGCGTGCTCGACCTCGACGTGACCTCGTCCGCCTCGGTGAGCGCCGCCGCCCAGGCCGTGGCCGACGAATCTGGCGCGCCCGACGTCGTCGTCAACAACGCCGGGCAGATGTTCGGCGGGATCACCGAGGCGTTCACGGCCGACGAGTTCGCTCGCCAGCTCGACGTCAACGTCGTCGGCGTCCACCGCGTCCTCCGGGCGTTCTTGCCCGCGATGCGGGAGGCCGGCCGCGGCCTCGTGGTGAACGTGAGTTCGACCGCCGGGCGCTGCACGCTCCCCTTCTTCGGCGTCTACCACGCCAGCAAGTGGGCGCTCGAGGGCTACACCGGGGCGCTCCGGGTCGAGCTCGCCCAGACGGGCGTGGACGCGGTGATCGTCGAGCCGGGGCCGTTCACGACGAGCCTGTTCCCGTCGATGACGGCGCCGGCAGACGCGGACGGACGCGCGGCGACGTACCCGGACACGGTGGCCGGCGCCTTCGGCGCGATGGGCGCCGAGTTCCAGGCGATGCTCGCCCGTCCCGACACCCCGACCGACCCCGCCCTCGTGGTGGAGGCCGTGACCGAGCTCCTCGCGATGGCCCCGGGTACGCGCCCGTTCCGGACCGTCGTCGGGCTCGACTTCGGCGTCCGCGCCCGGAATGAGAGCGACGCGCCGCACGACGCGGCGTTGGCGGAGGCGTTCGGGATGACCGAGCTCGCCACGCTGGCGACGCACGTGAGCGATCTCCAGGAGGCCCGATGA
- a CDS encoding RidA family protein has product MGTPDYFHLRPEIEQAYGYTHAIKVGDDIKISGAVSMDDEGNPTAVGDLAQQMRNVYDDLRRVLEHYGCTFDDVIVENVFTTDMAGFLEAAEYRGTIYTTRFPTGSWLEVKGLALPELLIEIELEAHKP; this is encoded by the coding sequence ATGGGCACTCCCGACTACTTCCACCTCCGACCGGAGATCGAGCAGGCGTACGGCTACACGCACGCCATCAAGGTCGGCGACGACATCAAAATCTCCGGCGCGGTCAGCATGGACGACGAGGGGAATCCGACGGCCGTCGGGGACCTCGCGCAGCAGATGAGGAACGTCTACGACGACCTCCGCCGGGTCTTGGAGCACTACGGCTGCACGTTCGACGACGTGATCGTCGAGAACGTGTTCACGACGGACATGGCCGGGTTCCTCGAGGCGGCCGAGTACCGAGGCACGATCTACACGACGCGGTTCCCGACCGGGAGCTGGCTGGAGGTGAAGGGGCTGGCCCTGCCCGAGCTCCTGATCGAGATCGAGCTCGAGGCCCACAAGCCCTGA
- a CDS encoding tetratricopeptide repeat protein → MTRFLPLLALLLTASLAHAQHVPVTTASDAARDHYALALTQVSYVDFDAARAHLDAAIEADPQFALAHIYRAWLSPAAEGAEHLRHAQAARVSDAERQMVEAYAAHHDGDHDREIEIMRALHEEHPDDGDVATWLGNEFYFNDRYDEAAAVLRRALEADPSNAGALNMLGYTLKEAGDADGAERVFLEHIRVAPDEGNPYDSYGEFLLDEGRLDEAEVQFTKALARDPDLTASADHLVRIAMERSDLRFEQAVAGGDADAIAALYTENAMVMPPGAPPVQGRDAIRDHFAGVLAAGIDGLDVQTAEVARFGNTAIRRSDIVLSAGGQVVDRAKALEVWRLVGGEWLYARDMYSSNGEAATADAN, encoded by the coding sequence ATGACACGGTTCCTGCCCCTCCTCGCCCTGCTCCTCACGGCCTCGCTGGCCCATGCGCAGCACGTCCCCGTGACGACGGCCTCCGACGCCGCCCGCGACCACTACGCGCTCGCCCTGACACAAGTCTCGTACGTCGACTTCGACGCAGCCCGCGCGCACCTCGATGCCGCGATCGAGGCCGATCCCCAGTTCGCGCTCGCCCACATCTACCGCGCGTGGCTCTCCCCGGCGGCCGAGGGCGCCGAGCACCTCCGCCACGCTCAGGCGGCGCGCGTCTCCGACGCCGAGCGCCAGATGGTGGAGGCCTACGCGGCCCACCACGACGGCGACCACGACCGCGAGATCGAGATCATGAGGGCCCTCCACGAGGAGCACCCCGACGACGGCGACGTGGCGACGTGGCTCGGCAACGAGTTCTACTTCAACGACCGCTACGACGAGGCCGCCGCCGTCCTCCGACGCGCCCTCGAGGCCGACCCGTCCAACGCCGGCGCGCTCAACATGCTCGGTTATACGCTCAAGGAGGCCGGCGACGCCGACGGGGCCGAGCGGGTCTTCCTCGAGCACATCCGCGTAGCGCCCGACGAAGGCAACCCGTACGACTCCTACGGCGAGTTCCTCCTCGATGAGGGGCGGCTCGATGAGGCCGAGGTCCAGTTCACCAAGGCCCTCGCCCGCGACCCGGACCTGACCGCGAGCGCGGACCATCTCGTCCGGATCGCGATGGAGCGGAGCGACCTGCGCTTCGAGCAGGCCGTCGCCGGCGGCGACGCCGACGCCATCGCGGCGCTCTATACCGAGAACGCCATGGTCATGCCCCCGGGCGCGCCGCCCGTCCAGGGCCGCGACGCCATCCGCGACCACTTCGCCGGGGTCCTGGCCGCGGGCATCGATGGCCTGGACGTCCAGACGGCCGAGGTCGCCCGCTTCGGGAACACGGCCATCCGGCGTTCCGACATCGTCCTCAGCGCCGGCGGCCAGGTCGTGGACCGCGCCAAGGCGCTCGAGGTGTGGCGCCTCGTGGGCGGGGAGTGGCTCTACGCCCGCGACATGTACAGCTCGAACGGCGAGGCCGCGACCGCCGACGCCAACTGA
- a CDS encoding nuclear transport factor 2 family protein has protein sequence MTRLLALLLLLALAPAASAQRSTAPAAPDAVAQIYADLARGDVEAVVAVLDPHVVWVEGPHSLQVGRHVGSGTVAARVLRPQVGAPAFVPDMITVEGDRVVAVGTRRRTHPATGQLITTRFRHEWRLADGRVTGVDRADDGPDLSAAALCGAEPC, from the coding sequence ATGACTCGCCTTCTCGCCCTCCTGCTGCTCCTCGCGCTGGCCCCGGCGGCCTCGGCCCAGCGCTCGACCGCCCCGGCGGCCCCCGACGCCGTGGCCCAGATCTACGCCGACCTCGCCCGGGGCGACGTCGAGGCTGTCGTGGCCGTGCTGGACCCGCACGTGGTGTGGGTGGAGGGGCCCCACAGCCTCCAGGTCGGGCGGCACGTGGGCTCCGGCACCGTGGCGGCGCGCGTGCTCCGCCCGCAGGTCGGCGCTCCCGCCTTCGTCCCTGACATGATCACGGTCGAGGGCGACCGCGTCGTCGCCGTGGGCACGCGCCGCCGGACCCACCCGGCGACGGGCCAGCTCATCACCACCCGGTTCCGGCACGAATGGCGGCTCGCGGACGGCCGGGTGACCGGCGTCGACCGCGCCGACGACGGGCCCGACCTCTCGGCCGCCGCCCTCTGCGGCGCTGAGCCCTGCTGA
- a CDS encoding response regulator: protein MADALMPHVLIADDDREMRAYIRHGLRGSARVVEVADGAEALAVALATTPDLVIADVRMPGLDGYALCAALHADAATHGVPVLLVSGEPRRAAACADGFLAKPFNAARLREAVALLLDRP from the coding sequence ATGGCCGACGCTCTCATGCCCCACGTACTCATCGCCGACGACGACCGGGAGATGCGGGCCTACATCCGCCACGGCCTCCGCGGCTCCGCCCGCGTCGTGGAGGTCGCCGACGGGGCCGAGGCGCTGGCCGTCGCGCTCGCCACCACGCCGGACCTCGTGATCGCCGACGTCCGGATGCCGGGCCTCGACGGCTACGCGCTCTGCGCCGCCCTCCACGCCGACGCCGCGACGCACGGGGTGCCCGTCCTCCTCGTCAGCGGGGAGCCGCGCCGGGCCGCGGCCTGCGCCGACGGCTTCCTCGCCAAGCCCTTTAACGCCGCCCGGCTCCGGGAGGCCGTCGCGCTCTTGCTCGATCGCCCCTAA